A section of the Ruania halotolerans genome encodes:
- a CDS encoding LacI family DNA-binding transcriptional regulator: MGRVTIADVAKRAGVSLASTSRALNGQVASAATVEKVRKAATDLGYIPDSAARSLRTRRTGQLAFAVADVGNPVYVEMMREIESVIAAEDYRLVVSRTGDAAGTLDLVRDLNRGYVDGLILSPLRVTPALVDALEASTVPTVVIGRLPENTRVDTVMADSEGGVALAVDHLVATGARRIAFLNGPADTTPGKFRHAGFLRATAEVGGLTTAEFSAEDFTIDAGYAAAAAIFDSAESSWDAVIAVNDLVGIGVMHAAAEHGLTVPEDLAVIGIDNTTLADVCHPGLTSVDLGSARRGRKAAQMLLARMDDAGLEPRAVRVPPSLHLRGSTHALPSARKAPPTAEPRTARNRTTGRASAAQSTPTAKGTSPRTSGEGRAQ; the protein is encoded by the coding sequence ATGGGCAGAGTGACCATCGCTGATGTGGCCAAGCGAGCCGGAGTCTCGCTCGCCTCCACCTCGCGCGCCCTGAACGGCCAGGTGGCCAGCGCCGCCACGGTGGAGAAGGTCCGCAAGGCCGCCACCGACCTCGGGTACATCCCCGATTCGGCCGCGCGCAGCCTGCGCACCCGCCGGACCGGCCAACTCGCCTTCGCCGTGGCGGATGTCGGCAACCCGGTCTACGTGGAGATGATGCGCGAGATCGAGTCCGTGATCGCCGCCGAGGACTACCGCCTCGTGGTCTCCCGCACCGGCGACGCCGCCGGCACGCTCGACCTGGTCCGCGATCTCAACCGCGGCTACGTCGACGGCCTCATCCTCTCCCCGCTGCGCGTCACCCCCGCGCTGGTGGACGCACTCGAAGCCTCCACCGTGCCCACGGTGGTGATCGGTCGCCTCCCCGAGAACACCCGCGTGGACACCGTGATGGCCGATTCCGAAGGGGGAGTGGCCCTGGCGGTGGACCACCTCGTGGCTACCGGCGCCCGCCGGATCGCCTTCCTGAACGGCCCCGCCGATACCACTCCGGGAAAGTTCCGCCACGCCGGCTTCCTGCGCGCCACCGCCGAGGTCGGCGGCCTGACCACCGCAGAGTTCTCCGCCGAGGACTTCACTATCGACGCCGGGTACGCCGCCGCCGCGGCGATCTTCGACTCCGCCGAGAGTTCCTGGGACGCCGTGATCGCGGTGAACGACCTGGTCGGCATCGGCGTGATGCACGCCGCCGCGGAACACGGCCTCACCGTTCCAGAGGACCTGGCCGTGATCGGCATCGACAACACCACCCTCGCCGACGTCTGCCACCCCGGCCTGACCAGCGTGGACCTCGGCTCTGCCCGACGTGGCCGCAAGGCCGCCCAGATGCTGCTCGCCCGGATGGACGATGCCGGCCTGGAACCGCGCGCTGTACGCGTCCCGCCCTCCCTGCACCTGCGCGGCTCCACTCACGCGCTGCCCAGTGCCCGGAAGGCGCCCCCGACGGCGGAGCCTCGCACCGCACGCAACCGCACCACGGGGCGAGCATCAGCAGCCCAGTCAACGCCGACGGCGAAGGGCACCTCTCCCCGAACGTCCGGTGAGGGGAGGGCACAGTGA
- a CDS encoding epoxide hydrolase family protein: protein MSRPTSDVHPFEAHAGNADLDDLRARLAAARLPEVETVDRAAPGPHRWDQGVPLADLIDVVNYWRTGYDWRSFEDRLNRLGQFRTTIEGLGIHFLHRRSPRADATPLIMTHGWPGSIAEFTHVIDELADPQDADAPAFHVVAPSLPGFGYSEKPATTGWGTEKIAAAWVELMGRLGYGTFLAHGGDWGGNITTVIGGRFPDHVLGIHSTFAEGPPGLTTDGLTALERRWAEDTRDFWSQRAAYAKQQATRPQTIGYSLVDSPVGLLAWILDKFAEWSDTTDSPFETISIDSVLDDVTLYWLTRTGASAARIYYESHASLDPDLRVDVPSAITMYPADIEKCPRPWAQERYRRIVRWNAAESGGHFPSLEVPEYFVKDLQEGLAAVLAAHR, encoded by the coding sequence ATGTCCCGCCCAACCAGCGACGTCCACCCATTCGAAGCCCACGCAGGCAACGCTGATCTCGACGATCTGCGGGCGCGACTGGCCGCGGCGCGGCTGCCGGAGGTGGAGACGGTCGACCGCGCCGCGCCTGGCCCGCACCGATGGGACCAGGGTGTTCCGCTCGCTGACCTGATCGATGTGGTGAACTACTGGCGCACCGGGTACGACTGGCGATCGTTCGAAGATCGCCTCAACCGCCTCGGCCAGTTCCGCACGACGATCGAGGGACTGGGCATCCACTTCCTGCACCGCCGATCCCCGCGTGCGGACGCCACGCCGCTGATCATGACGCACGGCTGGCCCGGCAGCATCGCCGAGTTCACCCACGTCATCGACGAACTCGCAGATCCGCAGGATGCAGACGCACCAGCGTTCCACGTGGTGGCTCCCTCGCTCCCCGGCTTTGGGTACAGCGAGAAGCCGGCCACCACCGGGTGGGGCACGGAGAAGATCGCGGCGGCATGGGTGGAGCTGATGGGAAGGCTCGGCTACGGCACGTTCCTCGCCCATGGCGGCGACTGGGGAGGCAACATCACCACAGTGATCGGCGGCCGGTTCCCGGACCACGTTCTCGGGATCCATTCGACATTCGCGGAGGGGCCACCCGGGTTGACAACGGATGGGCTGACCGCGCTCGAGCGCAGGTGGGCCGAGGACACTCGCGACTTCTGGAGTCAGCGCGCGGCCTACGCGAAGCAGCAGGCCACCCGGCCGCAGACGATCGGCTATTCGCTGGTGGACTCACCGGTCGGGCTGCTTGCCTGGATCCTGGACAAGTTCGCCGAGTGGTCCGATACCACCGACAGCCCGTTCGAGACGATCTCGATCGACAGCGTTCTTGACGACGTCACCCTGTACTGGCTCACGCGCACTGGGGCGTCGGCGGCGCGCATCTACTACGAAAGCCACGCCTCACTCGATCCCGATCTGCGGGTCGACGTCCCGTCCGCGATCACGATGTACCCCGCCGACATTGAGAAGTGCCCGCGGCCGTGGGCACAGGAGCGGTACCGGCGAATCGTCCGATGGAACGCGGCCGAGTCCGGTGGACATTTCCCGTCGCTGGAGGTTCCCGAGTACTTCGTCAAGGATCTCCAGGAGGGGCTAGCGGCAGTGCTGGCGGCTCATCGCTGA
- a CDS encoding carbohydrate ABC transporter permease, with the protein MSAPAPALAPPSGGSPRRKAGLGPRQKAERREAIALVIPALLPIIVFSMIPLLAGVYLGFTNATLARNAEIEFTGFDNFVQLAGDEQFWDSFGIGLVWAGSVAALTGISAIALALLLNSKLRFKSLTRIIVLIPWAMPPVVTGILWRMIYDVNSGPLNAALSWFGIDKVNWLGDFSTALPAVIVVGIWSGLPQTTVLLLAGMQSIPGELHEAAALDGANAARRFWHVTLPGLAPVLIAITSIDFIWNFNDFGIVYVLTEGGPGGQTMIPPLFTYLEAFRNREIGYASAMGDVLVLAILLILSIYLVNQFRQNKEGR; encoded by the coding sequence GTGAGCGCCCCCGCCCCAGCGCTGGCTCCGCCGTCGGGCGGCTCACCCCGCCGGAAGGCGGGCCTGGGCCCGCGGCAGAAGGCCGAACGCCGCGAGGCCATCGCCCTGGTGATCCCGGCCCTGCTGCCGATCATCGTCTTCTCGATGATCCCGCTGCTGGCGGGCGTCTACCTCGGGTTCACCAACGCCACCCTCGCGCGCAACGCCGAGATCGAATTCACCGGCTTCGACAACTTCGTCCAGCTCGCCGGGGACGAGCAGTTCTGGGACTCCTTCGGCATCGGACTGGTGTGGGCCGGGTCAGTGGCCGCACTCACCGGGATCAGTGCGATCGCGCTGGCGCTGCTGCTGAACTCCAAGCTGCGGTTCAAGTCCCTCACCCGGATCATCGTGCTCATCCCATGGGCGATGCCTCCGGTGGTGACCGGGATCTTGTGGCGGATGATCTACGACGTCAACTCCGGGCCGCTGAACGCAGCGCTGAGCTGGTTCGGGATCGACAAGGTGAACTGGCTCGGCGACTTCTCCACCGCGCTGCCGGCCGTGATCGTGGTGGGCATCTGGTCCGGACTGCCGCAGACCACCGTGCTGCTGCTGGCCGGGATGCAGTCCATTCCGGGAGAGCTGCACGAGGCCGCCGCCCTGGACGGGGCGAACGCCGCGCGCCGGTTCTGGCACGTGACCCTGCCGGGCCTGGCGCCGGTGCTGATCGCCATCACCAGCATCGACTTCATCTGGAACTTCAACGACTTCGGCATCGTCTACGTGCTCACCGAGGGCGGACCGGGCGGCCAGACCATGATCCCGCCCCTGTTCACCTATCTCGAGGCCTTCCGCAACCGCGAGATCGGCTACGCCTCGGCGATGGGCGACGTGCTCGTCCTGGCGATCCTGCTGATCCTGAGCATCTACCTGGTGAACCAGTTCCGGCAGAACAAGGAAGGGCGGTGA
- a CDS encoding CGNR zinc finger domain-containing protein has translation MLATSFTATLTERRGDAVERIPTPQRLIDWLAVNGLAVESCSAAQLDHARELRESIHAAATAAAIDAALPAAAVRVINDCSVQGQAAAILTPERNRRWRLSSAAVEDALSVIAADAINIITGERDGRLALCASPTCQAAFFDTSQSRTRKWCEMNTCGNRQKKARFHASQHRKNASAGT, from the coding sequence GTGCTGGCGACCAGCTTCACGGCGACGCTGACAGAGCGTCGTGGCGACGCAGTGGAGCGCATCCCCACGCCGCAGCGCCTGATCGACTGGCTGGCAGTGAACGGCCTCGCCGTGGAGTCCTGCAGCGCTGCCCAGCTCGACCACGCCCGGGAACTGAGGGAGTCGATCCACGCCGCCGCGACAGCGGCCGCGATCGACGCTGCTCTTCCGGCCGCTGCCGTGCGCGTCATCAATGACTGCAGCGTTCAGGGCCAGGCTGCGGCCATCCTGACCCCCGAGCGGAACCGGCGATGGCGGCTCAGCTCGGCCGCCGTCGAGGATGCGCTCAGCGTGATCGCCGCCGACGCGATCAACATCATCACCGGCGAGCGGGACGGACGACTGGCGTTATGTGCCTCACCGACCTGCCAGGCCGCCTTCTTCGACACCAGCCAAAGCCGCACCAGGAAATGGTGTGAGATGAACACCTGCGGGAATCGTCAGAAGAAGGCGCGCTTCCATGCCAGTCAGCACCGGAAAAACGCTTCGGCGGGCACGTAG
- a CDS encoding carbohydrate ABC transporter permease: MNTNMKTPLPVTVLQYLALGGFLLFLGFPVLWIVSASFKSSAELNSLSANLIPNEWVFTNFTTALERQNLLTSAGNSFLVAVSTMVIAVIVTLPMSYALARLRGKLRAAGTVWILATQVFPQILIIIPLFLVLRTLMLNDTLLGLILVYVTFTLPFTLWMMQGYVAAVPRELEDAGSMDGASRFKVLVHIVFPLLRPGLMATAMFTFVSAWNEFFLALVLLQSPELFTLPITLRAFLGAEGQTQLGPLAAGAVLATIPSLIVFSFLQKKLTGGMLAGAVKG, translated from the coding sequence ATGAACACCAACATGAAGACGCCCTTGCCGGTGACCGTGCTGCAGTACCTGGCGCTCGGCGGCTTCCTGCTCTTCCTGGGCTTCCCGGTGCTGTGGATCGTCTCCGCCTCGTTCAAATCCTCCGCGGAGCTGAACTCCCTGAGCGCGAACCTGATCCCGAACGAGTGGGTGTTCACCAACTTCACCACCGCACTCGAGCGGCAGAACCTGCTCACCTCGGCCGGCAACTCGTTCCTGGTGGCGGTGAGCACGATGGTGATCGCCGTGATCGTCACGCTGCCGATGTCCTACGCGCTGGCCCGGCTGCGCGGGAAACTGCGCGCCGCCGGCACCGTGTGGATCCTCGCCACCCAGGTGTTCCCGCAGATCCTGATCATCATCCCGTTGTTCCTGGTGCTGCGGACGTTGATGCTGAACGACACCCTGCTCGGGCTGATCCTGGTCTACGTCACCTTCACGCTGCCGTTCACGCTGTGGATGATGCAGGGCTACGTGGCCGCCGTGCCGCGTGAGCTCGAGGATGCCGGCTCGATGGACGGCGCCAGCCGCTTCAAGGTGCTGGTGCACATCGTGTTCCCGCTGCTGCGCCCCGGGCTGATGGCCACCGCGATGTTCACCTTCGTCTCGGCGTGGAATGAGTTCTTCCTCGCCCTCGTGCTGCTGCAGAGCCCGGAGCTGTTCACGCTCCCGATCACGCTGCGTGCCTTCCTCGGTGCCGAAGGGCAGACCCAGTTGGGTCCGCTCGCTGCCGGTGCCGTGCTCGCGACGATTCCCTCCCTGATCGTTTTCTCCTTCCTCCAGAAGAAACTCACCGGCGGAATGCTCGCCGGTGCCGTCAAGGGCTGA
- a CDS encoding ABC-F family ATP-binding cassette domain-containing protein, giving the protein MSHIALSGITVTLPDGRVLLDEVSFRVGEGDVVALVGPNGAGKTTLLRVIAGDLTPDAGTVARSGGLGVMRQFIGGIRDSTTVRDLLYGLMPQRLREAVATVDALEERLMEDDSEPVQLRYATALAEYADAGGYDAEVTFDVCCTAALGAGYDRVKWREVTTLSGGEQKRLALEVLLRGPDEVLLLDEPDNYLDVPGKRWLEEQLRTTTKSVLLVSHDRELLAQAATSVAALELGAAGNTLWVHSGPFAGFASARRARFERFEELRRRWDEEHAKLKALVVMYRQKAAYNADMASRLQAAVTRLEKFEAAGPPQALPQEQKVSMRLSGGRTGKRAVVVENLELTGLMHAFDAEIWFGDRVGVLGSNGSGKSHFLRLLAGGGSQPEIEHLPVGEVEITPVPHTGRARLGARVRPGWFAQTHHHPELLGRTLLEILHRGDDHRAGMGQEQGARALDRYELAQAAEQRFESLSGGQQARLQILLLELSGATLLLLDEPTDNLDLESAEALETGLAAFEGTVLAVTHDRWFARSLDRYLVFGADGSVYPSDEPVWDEARVARA; this is encoded by the coding sequence ATGAGTCACATCGCCCTCTCTGGGATCACCGTCACCCTGCCTGATGGCCGGGTGCTGCTGGATGAGGTCTCGTTCCGCGTGGGCGAGGGAGACGTGGTGGCCCTCGTCGGACCGAATGGGGCCGGCAAGACGACGCTGTTGAGGGTCATCGCGGGCGATCTCACTCCCGACGCAGGCACGGTCGCGCGCAGTGGCGGGCTCGGCGTGATGCGGCAGTTCATCGGCGGCATCCGCGACTCCACCACAGTGCGGGACCTGCTGTACGGACTGATGCCGCAGCGTCTGCGCGAGGCCGTGGCCACTGTGGATGCCCTCGAAGAACGGCTCATGGAGGACGACTCCGAACCGGTGCAGCTGCGGTACGCCACGGCGCTTGCCGAGTACGCCGATGCCGGCGGGTATGACGCGGAGGTCACCTTCGACGTCTGCTGCACTGCTGCCCTGGGGGCCGGGTATGACCGGGTCAAGTGGCGCGAGGTGACCACGCTCTCGGGCGGGGAACAGAAGCGTCTCGCCCTGGAGGTGCTGCTGCGCGGACCGGACGAGGTGCTGCTGCTCGACGAGCCGGACAACTACCTCGACGTGCCCGGTAAACGATGGCTCGAGGAGCAACTGCGCACCACCACCAAGTCGGTGCTGCTGGTCTCCCACGACCGTGAACTGCTCGCCCAGGCAGCCACCTCGGTCGCGGCCCTGGAACTGGGCGCGGCCGGCAACACCCTGTGGGTGCACAGTGGCCCGTTCGCCGGATTCGCCTCGGCTCGCCGGGCCCGGTTCGAACGCTTCGAGGAACTGCGCCGCCGCTGGGACGAGGAACACGCCAAACTCAAGGCACTGGTGGTGATGTACCGGCAGAAGGCGGCCTACAACGCGGATATGGCAAGCCGGTTGCAGGCTGCCGTCACCCGCCTGGAGAAGTTCGAGGCGGCCGGGCCACCGCAAGCGCTCCCGCAGGAGCAGAAGGTCTCGATGCGGCTCTCGGGTGGTCGCACGGGCAAGCGTGCCGTGGTGGTGGAGAACCTCGAACTGACCGGACTGATGCACGCCTTCGACGCCGAGATCTGGTTCGGCGACCGTGTGGGTGTGCTCGGTTCCAACGGGTCCGGGAAATCCCACTTCCTGCGGCTCCTCGCCGGTGGGGGCAGCCAACCGGAGATCGAGCATCTCCCGGTCGGCGAGGTCGAGATCACGCCGGTCCCGCATACGGGCCGGGCTCGACTCGGGGCGCGGGTCCGTCCGGGCTGGTTTGCTCAAACCCATCACCACCCCGAACTGCTCGGCCGGACCCTGCTCGAGATCCTGCACCGCGGTGACGACCACCGCGCGGGCATGGGCCAGGAGCAAGGGGCGCGTGCGCTGGATCGCTACGAACTCGCCCAGGCGGCCGAGCAACGCTTCGAGTCGCTCTCTGGCGGACAGCAGGCACGTCTGCAGATCCTCCTCCTGGAGCTGTCCGGCGCCACCTTGCTATTGCTGGACGAGCCCACGGACAACCTCGACCTGGAGTCGGCGGAGGCACTGGAGACCGGCCTGGCCGCCTTCGAGGGCACCGTGCTGGCTGTGACACATGACCGCTGGTTCGCGCGCAGTCTCGACCGGTATCTGGTGTTCGGCGCCGACGGATCGGTCTATCCGAGTGACGAGCCGGTCTGGGACGAGGCACGGGTGGCACGGGCCTAG
- the kduI gene encoding 5-dehydro-4-deoxy-D-glucuronate isomerase, giving the protein MDVRHSTHPDDARTLDTAALRSRFLVENLFAPGEVRLTMAHDDRLVIGGAVPGTDPLPLDPPDQLRAQSFCERREVAVVNVGDAPATVTADGQEYRLDHFDLLYLGAGTQGVQLAGEGARLYLVSAPASSTHPTALVRRDEAEALHMGADEGANVRTIRRYVHADGVASDRLVLGITTLAPGSVWNTMPPHTHDRRTEVYLYTGLGEAGRVMHFCGQPDQLRTLVVQDQQAVISPPWSVHSGAGTGAYSFVWAMAGENQAFDDMDAVDVAQLR; this is encoded by the coding sequence ATGGACGTTCGCCACTCCACCCACCCCGACGACGCCCGCACCCTCGACACCGCAGCCCTGCGCAGCCGGTTCCTCGTGGAGAATCTGTTCGCCCCGGGCGAGGTCCGCCTCACCATGGCCCACGACGACCGCCTCGTGATCGGCGGCGCCGTGCCCGGCACCGACCCGTTGCCCCTCGATCCACCTGATCAGCTGCGCGCGCAGTCCTTCTGTGAGCGGCGTGAGGTGGCCGTGGTCAACGTCGGCGATGCGCCGGCCACAGTCACCGCCGACGGCCAGGAGTATCGGCTGGACCACTTCGATCTGCTGTACCTGGGCGCCGGCACCCAGGGCGTGCAGCTGGCCGGCGAGGGCGCGCGGCTCTACCTGGTCTCGGCGCCAGCCAGCAGCACCCACCCGACGGCGCTGGTCCGCCGCGATGAAGCCGAGGCGCTCCACATGGGCGCCGACGAGGGCGCCAACGTGCGCACCATCCGCCGGTACGTGCACGCCGACGGCGTCGCCTCCGACCGGCTGGTGCTGGGCATCACCACCCTCGCCCCAGGCAGCGTGTGGAACACCATGCCCCCGCACACGCACGACCGGCGCACCGAGGTCTACCTGTACACCGGGTTGGGTGAGGCCGGCCGTGTGATGCATTTCTGCGGTCAGCCGGATCAGCTGCGCACCCTCGTGGTGCAGGATCAGCAGGCGGTGATCAGCCCGCCGTGGTCGGTGCACTCCGGAGCCGGCACCGGTGCCTACTCCTTCGTCTGGGCGATGGCCGGTGAGAACCAGGCCTTTGACGACATGGACGCCGTCGATGTGGCGCAGCTTCGATGA
- a CDS encoding carbohydrate deacetylase, whose protein sequence is MQRRLVITADDLGVDPDTNATIVELLREGVVSATTLIPVGAAAEDAVRRLTAAGFTQPRLHITFSSARGLPPWRPITPGVSTLTDARGMFALDPAYAERRATAADVVRELLAQLTWMRELGLRPAGLDSHSGTLYGLYGRSMAGQAVDFCAANGLDFRMPRTLSRTLGLAVRGLRRAHRSAVQRADTLRVRLPEVLVSSWLPGTMVLGYGQLRTEVLHQLRRLPAGTSELIVHPSPPSAADWLPAAEARKRRWELRLLRDEVFHRALRRAGIEVVPAW, encoded by the coding sequence ATGCAGCGCAGACTCGTGATCACCGCGGACGACCTCGGCGTCGATCCGGATACGAACGCGACCATCGTCGAGCTGCTGCGCGAGGGCGTGGTCTCGGCAACCACGCTCATCCCGGTGGGCGCTGCTGCCGAGGACGCTGTTCGCCGGCTCACGGCTGCCGGATTCACTCAGCCCCGGCTGCACATCACGTTCTCCTCCGCGCGGGGACTGCCGCCCTGGCGCCCGATCACCCCGGGAGTCAGCACACTGACCGACGCCCGCGGGATGTTCGCGCTCGACCCCGCATACGCCGAGCGGCGCGCCACGGCGGCCGACGTGGTCCGGGAACTGCTCGCCCAGCTCACCTGGATGCGCGAGCTCGGGCTGCGGCCGGCCGGGCTGGACTCGCACTCGGGCACCCTGTATGGGCTGTATGGGCGCTCGATGGCAGGCCAGGCGGTGGACTTCTGCGCCGCGAACGGTCTGGACTTCCGGATGCCTCGCACGCTGAGCCGAACCCTGGGTCTGGCCGTCCGCGGACTTCGCCGCGCCCACCGCAGTGCCGTGCAGCGAGCCGATACCTTGCGGGTGCGGCTGCCGGAGGTGCTGGTCAGCTCGTGGCTACCGGGCACGATGGTGCTCGGCTACGGGCAGTTGCGCACCGAGGTGCTGCACCAGCTGCGCCGGCTGCCCGCCGGGACCTCCGAACTGATCGTGCACCCGTCCCCGCCCTCGGCTGCGGACTGGCTACCCGCAGCGGAAGCGCGCAAGCGGCGCTGGGAGCTACGGCTGCTCCGCGACGAGGTGTTCCACCGGGCGCTGCGGCGCGCCGGGATCGAGGTCGTTCCGGCCTGGTAG
- a CDS encoding SRPBCC family protein yields the protein MSEQTSVTVSRVIDAPAADVFDALTKVENHERIDGSGFVRSLDQGDRITATGQVFTMNMEGDHMGGEYQTDNHVVGYDKDKLVAWKTAPAGTEPPGWQWVWELTPTDQGHTEAQLTYDWSHVTDKDLLKKIHFPLVKEEDLEASLGNLAAISLTG from the coding sequence ATTTCTGAGCAGACGAGTGTGACCGTCTCGCGCGTCATCGACGCCCCCGCCGCCGACGTCTTCGATGCCCTGACCAAGGTGGAGAACCACGAGCGGATCGACGGATCCGGTTTCGTGCGCTCACTGGATCAGGGTGATCGGATCACCGCCACCGGTCAGGTGTTCACTATGAACATGGAGGGTGATCACATGGGCGGGGAGTACCAGACCGACAACCACGTGGTCGGTTACGACAAGGACAAGCTGGTGGCCTGGAAGACGGCGCCCGCCGGCACGGAGCCTCCCGGCTGGCAGTGGGTCTGGGAACTGACCCCGACGGACCAAGGCCACACCGAGGCCCAGCTCACCTACGACTGGAGCCACGTCACCGACAAGGACCTGCTGAAGAAGATCCACTTCCCGCTGGTCAAGGAAGAGGATTTGGAAGCCTCGCTCGGCAACCTGGCAGCGATCTCGCTCACCGGATAG
- a CDS encoding SDR family oxidoreductase — MTAFDLHERVAVVTGASSGIGRAVALGLAEAGAHVLTWGRADNVGSVAEEIRRRGGTAEAVLADLSDLDAAAACAQDVLARAEVDILVNSAGIIRRGPSATTSTAHWREVLTVDLDATWVLCREFGARMLNRGTGKIINVASMLSFQGGQQVASYAAAKHGVVGLTKALANEWAGGGVNVNAIAPGYVKTANTAPLRQDAERSAQITARIPAGRWAEPEDMVGPAVFLASDAASYVHGHVLAVDGGWLGA; from the coding sequence ATGACGGCATTCGACCTGCACGAACGTGTCGCAGTGGTCACGGGCGCATCCTCGGGGATCGGCAGGGCCGTGGCGCTCGGCCTTGCTGAGGCGGGCGCGCACGTGCTCACCTGGGGGCGCGCGGACAACGTCGGCTCCGTGGCCGAGGAGATCCGCCGCCGCGGCGGCACGGCCGAGGCGGTACTGGCCGACCTGTCCGACCTGGATGCCGCGGCAGCCTGCGCCCAGGACGTTCTCGCCCGTGCGGAGGTGGACATCCTGGTGAATAGCGCCGGCATCATTCGGCGCGGCCCTTCCGCCACCACGTCGACGGCGCATTGGCGTGAGGTGCTCACCGTGGACCTGGACGCCACCTGGGTGCTGTGCCGCGAGTTCGGCGCCCGGATGCTCAACCGAGGCACCGGCAAGATCATCAACGTGGCCTCGATGCTCTCCTTCCAAGGCGGCCAGCAGGTGGCCTCCTACGCCGCGGCCAAGCACGGCGTGGTGGGCCTGACGAAGGCGCTCGCGAACGAGTGGGCAGGCGGCGGGGTGAACGTGAACGCCATTGCGCCGGGGTATGTGAAGACGGCGAACACCGCCCCGCTACGGCAGGACGCGGAACGGTCGGCGCAGATCACCGCCCGGATCCCCGCCGGCCGCTGGGCCGAACCGGAGGACATGGTGGGACCGGCGGTCTTCCTCGCCAGCGACGCCGCCTCCTACGTGCACGGGCACGTGCTGGCCGTGGACGGCGGCTGGTTGGGAGCGTGA
- a CDS encoding SDR family NAD(P)-dependent oxidoreductase: protein MEHTATLSGRRVIVTGGGVGIGLGIARRFARAGAHVAITTHSRPVEDVVEMLATEGIEVLGAQLDARDSAQTDRVIDELAGRLGGLDVLVNNAGGLIARHRVAQMSDEYWDKVMALNVASVFYASRAALRHLGEGGRIVTISSLAGKNGGGNGSAAYATAKAALDGFTRALAKEVAPDGITVNAIAPGLILDTPFHETFTPAEAQQQAINAIPLGRPGYPADVAAAAEYYARADSGFATGTSLDLNGGAYFA from the coding sequence ATGGAACACACCGCCACGCTCAGCGGCCGCCGCGTCATCGTCACCGGGGGAGGAGTGGGGATCGGCCTGGGAATCGCGCGACGCTTCGCCCGCGCCGGGGCGCACGTGGCCATCACCACCCACTCCCGCCCGGTTGAAGACGTGGTCGAGATGTTGGCCACCGAGGGCATCGAGGTGCTCGGTGCCCAGTTGGACGCCCGCGACAGCGCGCAGACCGACCGCGTGATCGACGAGCTCGCCGGTCGCCTCGGCGGGCTCGACGTGCTCGTCAACAATGCCGGTGGTCTCATCGCGCGCCACCGAGTGGCGCAGATGTCGGATGAGTACTGGGACAAGGTGATGGCCCTCAACGTCGCCTCGGTCTTCTACGCGAGCCGCGCCGCACTGCGCCACCTCGGCGAGGGCGGACGGATCGTGACGATCTCCTCACTGGCGGGCAAGAACGGCGGCGGGAACGGTTCGGCTGCGTATGCCACCGCCAAAGCCGCGCTCGACGGGTTCACCCGGGCGCTCGCGAAGGAAGTGGCACCGGATGGCATCACCGTGAACGCGATCGCGCCCGGCCTCATCCTCGACACTCCGTTCCACGAGACGTTCACCCCCGCAGAGGCACAACAGCAGGCGATCAACGCCATCCCGCTTGGCCGGCCCGGCTATCCGGCGGACGTGGCCGCGGCCGCCGAGTACTACGCGCGGGCGGATTCGGGGTTCGCCACCGGCACCTCACTTGACCTCAACGGGGGCGCCTACTTCGCGTGA